From Leopardus geoffroyi isolate Oge1 chromosome B4, O.geoffroyi_Oge1_pat1.0, whole genome shotgun sequence, a single genomic window includes:
- the SHISA8 gene encoding protein shisa-8 isoform X2, with product MERAGARGLRGGGRPGLRLAIGLALLLARPPSGRAGAPEAQEPAAPGTAAPAGGDRCRGYYDVMGQWDPPFNCSSGAYSFCCGTCGYRFCCHDGPRRLDQSRCSNYDTPAWVQTGRPPARARDAAAPRDPGRERSHTAVYAVCGVAALLVLAGIGARLGLERAHSPRARRTVTRTLTELLKQPDPQEPLPPPLGPPLGSCVQVQMGDGLPRGSPKNTDKKRPNNVPLGSATPGPLRGPRLQDGGSMTLQRDYAKYATLKAAALKAAEATPPDFYQRFPATEPAPLTVSARPQRPREDLPALLDACPWAPPGYAPPAGLAPSGHYKAWIAGRLARPAPRGHLAAQASPAPRRPGHAPRRQFSVEKPPEAFGPQPPGLYGSAGRGPRHLSTNSKAEVTV from the exons ATGGAGCGGGCCGGGGCGCGGGGGCTGCGCGGCGGCGGCCGGCCGGGGCTCCGGCTCGCGATCGGGCTGGCGCTGCTGCTGGCGCGGCCGCCGTCGGGCCGCGCGGGCGCCCCCGAGGCTCAGGAGCCCGCGGCGCCCGGCACGGCGGCCCCGGCCGGGGGCGACCGCTGCCGGGGCTACTACGACGTGATGGGCCAGTGGGACCCGCCCTTCAACTGCAGCTCGGGCGCCTACAGCTTCTGCTGCGGCACGTGCGGCTACCGCTTCTGCTGCCACGACGGACCCCGGCGCCTGGACCAGAGCCGCTGCTCCAACTACGACACGCCGGCCTGGGTGCAGACGGGCCGGCCACCCGCGCGTGCCCGCGACGCCGCCGCGCCCCGGGACCCGGGCCGCGAGCGCAGCCACACGGCCGTCTACGCGGTGTGCGGCGTCGCCGCGCTGCTCGTGCTGGCCGGCATCGGGGCGCGCCTGGGCCTGGAGAGGGCGCACAGCCCGCGCGCGCGGCGCACCGTCACCAG GACACTGACAGAACTTCTGAAGCAGCCGGACCCCCAGGAGCCGCTGCCTCCACCCCTGGGCCCACCTCTGGGTAGCTGTGTCCAGGTGCAGATGGGGGATGGCCTCCCCAGGGGCTCCCCCAAGAACACAG ACAAGAAACGCCCCAACAACGTGCCCCTGGGGTCAGCGACACCAGGACCCCTGCGTGGCCCCAGGCTGCAGGACGGCGGCAGCATGACGCTGCAGCGGGACTACGCCAAGTACGCCACCCTCAAGGCAGCCGCGCTCAAGGCCGCAG AAGCCACCCCGCCGGACTTCTACCAGCGGTTCCCCGCGACCGAACCTGCCCCGCTGACCGTCTCGGCGCGGCCCCAGCGGCCCCGCGAGGACTTGCCGGCGCTGCTCGACGCCTGCCCCTGGGCCCCGCCGGGCTACGCGCCCCCCGCCGGCCTTGCTCCTTCGGGCCACTACAAGGCCTGGATCGCCGGCCGCCTGGCCCGGCCCGCCCCCCGCGGCCACCTGGCGGCTCAGGCCTCCCCCGCACCCCGGCGGCCCGGCCACGCGCCCCGGCGCCAGTTCAGCGTGGAGAAGCCGCCCGAGGCCTTCGGCCCGCAGCCCCCTGGACTTTACGGCAGTGCAGGCCGCGGGCCCCGGCACCTGAGCACCAACAGCAAAGCTGAGGTCACCGTGTGA
- the SHISA8 gene encoding protein shisa-8 isoform X1, whose protein sequence is MERAGARGLRGGGRPGLRLAIGLALLLARPPSGRAGAPEAQEPAAPGTAAPAGGDRCRGYYDVMGQWDPPFNCSSGAYSFCCGTCGYRFCCHDGPRRLDQSRCSNYDTPAWVQTGRPPARARDAAAPRDPGRERSHTAVYAVCGVAALLVLAGIGARLGLERAHSPRARRTVTRTLTELLKQPDPQEPLPPPLGPPLGSCVQVQMGDGLPRGSPKNTGVQAGGPAYVDPQHRPGSRGRGVLRDKKRPNNVPLGSATPGPLRGPRLQDGGSMTLQRDYAKYATLKAAALKAAEATPPDFYQRFPATEPAPLTVSARPQRPREDLPALLDACPWAPPGYAPPAGLAPSGHYKAWIAGRLARPAPRGHLAAQASPAPRRPGHAPRRQFSVEKPPEAFGPQPPGLYGSAGRGPRHLSTNSKAEVTV, encoded by the exons ATGGAGCGGGCCGGGGCGCGGGGGCTGCGCGGCGGCGGCCGGCCGGGGCTCCGGCTCGCGATCGGGCTGGCGCTGCTGCTGGCGCGGCCGCCGTCGGGCCGCGCGGGCGCCCCCGAGGCTCAGGAGCCCGCGGCGCCCGGCACGGCGGCCCCGGCCGGGGGCGACCGCTGCCGGGGCTACTACGACGTGATGGGCCAGTGGGACCCGCCCTTCAACTGCAGCTCGGGCGCCTACAGCTTCTGCTGCGGCACGTGCGGCTACCGCTTCTGCTGCCACGACGGACCCCGGCGCCTGGACCAGAGCCGCTGCTCCAACTACGACACGCCGGCCTGGGTGCAGACGGGCCGGCCACCCGCGCGTGCCCGCGACGCCGCCGCGCCCCGGGACCCGGGCCGCGAGCGCAGCCACACGGCCGTCTACGCGGTGTGCGGCGTCGCCGCGCTGCTCGTGCTGGCCGGCATCGGGGCGCGCCTGGGCCTGGAGAGGGCGCACAGCCCGCGCGCGCGGCGCACCGTCACCAG GACACTGACAGAACTTCTGAAGCAGCCGGACCCCCAGGAGCCGCTGCCTCCACCCCTGGGCCCACCTCTGGGTAGCTGTGTCCAGGTGCAGATGGGGGATGGCCTCCCCAGGGGCTCCCCCAAGAACACAGGTGTGCAAGCTGGTGGGCCAGCATATGTCGATCCACAGCACAGGcctgggagcagaggaaggggtgTGTTGAGGG ACAAGAAACGCCCCAACAACGTGCCCCTGGGGTCAGCGACACCAGGACCCCTGCGTGGCCCCAGGCTGCAGGACGGCGGCAGCATGACGCTGCAGCGGGACTACGCCAAGTACGCCACCCTCAAGGCAGCCGCGCTCAAGGCCGCAG AAGCCACCCCGCCGGACTTCTACCAGCGGTTCCCCGCGACCGAACCTGCCCCGCTGACCGTCTCGGCGCGGCCCCAGCGGCCCCGCGAGGACTTGCCGGCGCTGCTCGACGCCTGCCCCTGGGCCCCGCCGGGCTACGCGCCCCCCGCCGGCCTTGCTCCTTCGGGCCACTACAAGGCCTGGATCGCCGGCCGCCTGGCCCGGCCCGCCCCCCGCGGCCACCTGGCGGCTCAGGCCTCCCCCGCACCCCGGCGGCCCGGCCACGCGCCCCGGCGCCAGTTCAGCGTGGAGAAGCCGCCCGAGGCCTTCGGCCCGCAGCCCCCTGGACTTTACGGCAGTGCAGGCCGCGGGCCCCGGCACCTGAGCACCAACAGCAAAGCTGAGGTCACCGTGTGA